A genomic region of Rhizobium sp. NXC24 contains the following coding sequences:
- a CDS encoding DUF6101 family protein, with product MTNTVLKPDWAGTTLRLDPTRFPQQVSYAMRGAAGDVTITIDERGAVLRKILPSSGLPLSVALPKRAFKGVAARAIDHGDGEVTVTLELHHEDPDLCIPLLVAHDLSDIAADWRSWSEAFRIPMMMIEADGVARPLEEHLGGVATRDIQPRRRHSYFANRRPRFLVRRSTGKLGVKMKIEGREIIARK from the coding sequence ATGACAAATACCGTCCTGAAGCCCGATTGGGCTGGAACCACACTGCGGCTGGATCCGACGCGCTTTCCGCAACAGGTCAGCTATGCCATGCGGGGTGCCGCGGGTGATGTCACCATCACGATCGACGAACGCGGCGCGGTGCTGCGCAAGATCTTGCCGTCCAGTGGCCTGCCGCTGTCGGTCGCATTGCCGAAGCGTGCCTTCAAGGGCGTTGCCGCCCGCGCCATCGACCATGGCGACGGCGAAGTCACGGTGACGCTGGAATTGCATCATGAGGATCCCGATCTCTGCATCCCCCTCCTCGTCGCCCATGATTTGAGCGACATCGCCGCCGACTGGCGCTCCTGGTCGGAAGCCTTCCGCATTCCGATGATGATGATCGAAGCCGACGGCGTCGCCCGTCCGCTGGAAGAGCATCTGGGCGGCGTCGCCACCCGCGACATCCAGCCCCGTCGCCGCCACTCCTATTTCGCCAATCGCCGCCCGCGCTTCCTCGTGCGCCGCTCGACCGGCAAGCTCGGCGTCAAGATGAAGATCGAAGGCCGCGAGATTATCGCGCGAAAGTAA
- a CDS encoding DUF1217 domain-containing protein, translated as MISTYLGYSIATRSMATTLNQVASQTQNKRAIDYYNANIGKVTSVDDFMNDYQLYSYAMEAYGLSDMTYAKAFMKQVLTSDLSDSTSFANKLTDSRYKEFAAAFNFGTSSDTTAQTSEQEGDLVGLYQQSFTTEETNAETETNYYSQNISSVKTVDDLLSNTRLRNYVLQAYGIDPTYVSNSTLKKMLTSDVSDSTSFVNQNGSAADKALVAEFNFNSDGSVKTSTADADTTYYQNQISSITSVDQLTSNPKLFDYVKIAFDIPTYITADQFNASAEDAGVAKTNGLTDVMAQFNFQADGTVASGSQAQSSTQLSTTTAAYATNYPGGPQTLGQTAEVMSAYNSTVPSYTTEVGATDNDLYYKDHIGSITSVDELTSDTRLFDYVKTAYGIDASTPAIVFKNAFADSKTASIFGLTDVVAAFNFQSDGTLASVDVAQSQAEINAASTGYMSNYATSQTSLTTDAVNNYKTRIASVKDIDDFFATNATADSDDSNDDLPELYQMALRAYGISSDEMSKTQMKKVLESDPYDSKSYVNSLKDTRFTDLAKAFNFGSDGKLKQPVQALSETQINNYISEYSSDKRAGLTGAQLTKATSDAKDAATYFATNIVKITSVSDLLADSKLTDFILTANGIDPKKVTTATLKKAFASDTTDSTSFVNTDDGAQFKSIVEAFNFDTDGNLTDAKQGTAQNQGAISQTNDLFLHQTLEDQQGETNPGVRLALYFQRKAPDIHSIYDIMGDSALYSVMTTTFNLPSSISSMDVDQQAKVLGSYLDVTDLQDPDKVNKLLQRFSAMYDIENNTTSSTSPALSILSGSSSVGISADTLLSIAQLSNK; from the coding sequence ATGATATCCACCTATCTTGGCTATTCGATCGCGACCCGAAGCATGGCGACGACCCTCAATCAGGTGGCATCGCAGACGCAGAACAAGCGTGCGATCGACTATTACAATGCCAATATTGGCAAAGTCACCAGCGTCGACGATTTCATGAACGACTATCAGCTCTATAGCTACGCTATGGAAGCTTACGGCCTTTCGGACATGACCTATGCCAAGGCCTTTATGAAACAGGTGCTGACCAGCGACCTCAGCGACTCCACTAGTTTCGCGAACAAGCTGACGGATTCGCGCTACAAGGAATTCGCCGCCGCGTTCAATTTCGGCACGAGCAGCGATACGACGGCGCAAACCAGTGAACAGGAAGGCGATCTGGTCGGTCTTTATCAGCAGTCCTTTACGACTGAGGAAACCAACGCCGAGACTGAAACCAATTATTACAGCCAGAACATTAGCAGCGTTAAAACCGTCGACGATCTCCTTAGCAATACGCGCTTGCGCAATTACGTGCTGCAGGCCTACGGGATCGATCCGACCTACGTGTCGAATTCAACTCTGAAAAAGATGCTGACGAGTGATGTCAGCGATTCGACCAGCTTTGTGAATCAGAACGGCAGCGCTGCCGACAAGGCGCTCGTCGCGGAATTCAATTTCAATTCCGACGGAAGCGTGAAGACGTCGACGGCGGACGCCGATACGACCTACTATCAGAACCAGATCAGCTCGATCACCTCCGTCGACCAGCTTACCTCCAATCCCAAGCTGTTCGACTATGTCAAAATCGCTTTCGACATCCCAACCTACATCACCGCTGACCAATTCAATGCCTCGGCCGAGGATGCGGGTGTTGCCAAGACGAACGGGCTCACCGATGTGATGGCGCAGTTCAATTTCCAGGCCGACGGCACGGTTGCCAGCGGTTCGCAAGCGCAGTCCTCCACTCAGCTCAGCACGACGACGGCCGCCTACGCAACCAACTATCCGGGCGGTCCGCAGACGCTCGGCCAGACGGCCGAGGTCATGAGCGCCTACAATTCCACCGTTCCCTCATACACGACCGAGGTCGGCGCTACCGATAACGATCTTTATTACAAGGATCACATCGGTTCCATCACTTCGGTCGATGAACTGACCTCGGACACCCGGCTTTTCGATTACGTCAAGACAGCCTACGGGATCGATGCGAGCACCCCCGCTATCGTATTCAAAAACGCGTTCGCCGACTCCAAGACGGCCTCCATTTTTGGCCTCACCGACGTTGTTGCGGCGTTCAACTTTCAGTCGGATGGTACGCTGGCGTCCGTCGACGTGGCGCAGTCTCAGGCCGAGATCAATGCGGCATCGACCGGCTATATGAGTAATTACGCGACGTCGCAGACGTCGCTCACCACGGATGCGGTCAACAATTACAAGACCCGCATCGCCAGCGTGAAGGATATTGACGACTTCTTCGCCACCAATGCGACCGCCGACAGCGACGATTCCAATGACGATCTTCCCGAGCTCTACCAAATGGCGCTGCGCGCTTACGGCATCAGCTCGGACGAGATGTCGAAGACGCAGATGAAGAAGGTTCTTGAAAGCGATCCCTATGATTCGAAGAGCTATGTCAACTCGCTCAAGGACACGCGTTTCACCGATCTCGCCAAGGCCTTCAACTTCGGCAGCGATGGCAAGCTGAAGCAGCCGGTCCAGGCTCTGTCGGAGACGCAGATTAATAATTACATTTCCGAATATTCCAGCGACAAGCGGGCCGGACTGACGGGCGCTCAGCTCACGAAGGCCACCAGCGACGCCAAGGATGCCGCTACCTATTTCGCGACCAATATCGTTAAGATCACCAGTGTCAGTGACCTTCTCGCTGACAGCAAGCTTACCGATTTCATCCTGACTGCCAATGGCATCGACCCGAAGAAGGTCACCACCGCCACGCTGAAGAAGGCCTTCGCCTCCGATACGACTGACTCCACGAGCTTCGTCAACACGGATGATGGCGCTCAGTTCAAGAGCATTGTCGAGGCGTTCAACTTCGACACGGATGGAAACCTGACGGACGCGAAACAGGGTACGGCGCAAAACCAAGGCGCGATCTCTCAGACGAACGACCTCTTCCTGCATCAGACCCTCGAGGATCAACAGGGAGAGACCAATCCTGGTGTTCGCCTGGCGCTTTATTTCCAGCGTAAGGCGCCCGACATCCATTCCATCTACGACATCATGGGCGATAGCGCGCTCTATTCGGTCATGACGACGACCTTTAACCTGCCGAGCTCGATCTCCTCGATGGATGTCGATCAGCAGGCCAAGGTGTTGGGCAGCTATCTTGATGTCACCGACCTGCAGGACCCGGACAAGGTCAACAAGCTTCTGCAGCGGTTCTCCGCCATGTACGATATCGAGAACAACACCACTTCGTCGACATCGCCCGCCCTATCGATTCTGTCGGGTTCCTCGAGCGTCGGCATCAGTGCCGATACGCTGCTTTCGATCGCCCAGCTTTCCAATAAATAA